The Hyphomicrobium sp. 99 genome contains the following window.
AAATCGAGCCGCCAATCGCATTGAGGCCAAAGACGGGGTTGCCGCTCATGACCGTCATGCTGTTGATCGCGATCGGCGTGATGAAATCGTAGTTGACCGTATCTCCGAAGGCCTCGTTGATGCGGACGCCATTCTGATAAACAGCTAGCCCCTGCGGGACACCGTCGACGGGCGACGAATTGAAACCTCGATAATCGACATTCGTCTGGAAGCCGTTTCCTTGGTAGTCGCTCACGATTACACCCGGCACGTAGGCCGCCAAAACGTCGGCCGCGTAATCGCTGCGCGTACGTGCAATCTCGGACGATGAGACCGTGCTGACGCCGCTCGGCACCTTGCCTATCGGTATTTCGTCTCCGAGTGGCGACATTTTCACGTCGTCAGATGGCGGAGATACCGAGGTCGCGTACTCGAATGCGGAAGGAGTTTGTATTGCCGAGGGCGCTTGTACTGTTGGCGCCGTTGTCGGGCCCGTGACTTGCACCGCGGTCGCCGCCTTGGCGGCCGGCCTAGCTGCGGGCGGAGTTTGCGATGATGCGGAGGCGGCCGCCTTCTTCGGAACTTTTGCTTCCTTCGTTGGCTTGGCCTCAGGCTTCGTCCCTCCCTGAATGACCTCTACCTCTGGAAGCTGAACGCCCGGCTGAGCTTGCGTCGCCGGAGCCGGCGAACTGCTTGGCGTGCTCGTCGTTGCAGGGCCCGGAGGATTTGCCTCTGGTGGTGGCGATGGAGTTTGTGTCGGAGCCGGAGGACTGGTGGACTGTGCGGGAGCAGTGGAACCGCCTCCTTCGCTCTGTGCCATTACTGCGTTCGATGCACTCATCGACACGAGAAAAATTGTGCCCATCCCCGAAGCGATGGCCTGCCGCCACATCCGCCAAGACTGAACCATGGGGTCGCCGCTCCAATGCGAATATTCAGGAGAGGCTCGATTCTCTCGCACCCTGACAGCGGGTTTGGAGAAATATCGTCATATATCTGAGCGTTTCTCGCCGCTTGGCGGCGTTTCGGCATCAGAAAAAAGATTCGGCCTAAAAAGCGACTTCAGAGGCGGGAACTTGCGTCCAAAAATTCGGGAAAAATTTCAATATCTTTCTGGCCGAGATAAGGCTCATCTTTCTGAGCATAAGGAAGTCGAATGAGATCCCTCCGTTCGAGGCGACGGTGATCACGGGTTGCAGCCGTGATCACCGCCGATGAAAAGTAGACGCACACGCCGTCACTGCGGCGAACGCCTTTAGAAGTCGATATTCACGCGAGCCGATCCGATGTGAGCCAGGAAATCCTCTCGGATGTTGGCGTCATAGTTCAACTCGAACGTCGAACCCGGATTGAACTGGGCCAAAATACCCGCACCCAGCGCCGCCGTATCGCGACCGACATCCGGACCAGCTGCGGTGAACGTACCGCCGCCCGCACCGAACGCCGCCGTTACGACCTGAGACGTATCCGAGAACTCATGCAACCAAGCTGCACGGCCTTCAATGACGGTATCCGTGTCGATCGGAATGAGCGCCTTGATACCAAGTGCCGATACCAGCGAGTCGTTGCTCTGGCTGTTGATGCTCAAAGCCATCCCACCATCGCTATTCTCGGAGTACGCGTCCTGATGCAGGTTCGAGTACGTGAGCGATGCGATCGGCGTGACGATCGTTCTGGCGAAGTGCATCGGCGCGCCAAGCTCGAGCGAAGCGTTGAATTGCCGGCCGTCGTGGCTGCCCTTTGCGCTATCCTCGAACGGCACCGTCAGAACACGGGTTGTATCGTAGTCGTGCCACGTGAAGCCCGTGCGGCCTGACACGTACCAGCCCGGATTCTTGATCGAGCCATAAGCTTCGATCAGATAGCTGTCGATGCCGGTGCTGTTCCGCGATGTATCGCCCTTGCCATCGATCCGCGTATTGGCATAGCCGCCCGCAATACCGACCCGGGCACCTGGAGAAATCCAGTTGTCGTAGCCGACGAGGACGCCATAGAGACGCGCATCATAGCCGTCGACCAGGTTTCGTTCGCCCTGATCCATCCCGACACCGAACGCCTGCCCCCAGAGAGCGCCGCTCCGCGGCGCGACAAAGTCATTGTCGTCCTTGAGACCGCCGAGATTCGACCGGTTCGGATCGCTCTGCTTCATGCCGAGCCCTGACGGCCCCGGCTTATATCCTTGCGAGCTACCCGTCGCGCCGACCGACGCCAAGCGCGTGTCGATGTGCTGGCCAATGGCGTTATTGAGCGTGATGGCAGCTTGCTGAGTTGCGTAGTTTGTTTCGGGAGCGAGCTGGCGGCCTGCCTTTGCAACATCCGAGTCGTCCGCAAGCTGCTGGACAGCTCCGCCGAGCGCGTCGAGCACCGGATCCTCACCGGCAGCGTCGAGCAATGCATTGATCGCTGCCGCTCCGGGGCGGGATATACCCTCGATTTCGGACGCGTCTTTGACATCAGCGCCGATAACGAGTGCGTTGCTCGAATTCTTGACCGCTTCCCAGGAGACGAGTGCGGTACCCTCAACGTTCGGGAGGTCCGTCCCGTAAAGAGTTTTAGCGACCGTATACCATTCGCCACTCCTCACCGTTGCATCGATAACCGGCGCAAGTGTCGTCGTTCGTGCGATCGAGGATTGGCCCCCAGATCCGTTAACAATCCCGTCGGCGATTTTCAGCGTACCATCGATCGTACCGATGGTGCCTGCGCCCGTCGCCGTATTTGCGCTGGCTCCTCCGCCTCCGAAGACGTGCGGAACCAATGTCACCTGACTATCAGCGACGCTATTTCCGTTAATCGTCGTCCCGGGAGCAGTCTCTACTGTGACATTGCCAGTAAGCGTTCCGGCGTTTTCCAGCGTGAAGGTTTTTGCACCCCACATGCTAACTTCGTAACTGGTGGACGCGTTGACGGCGGCCCCGGACGTTATTTTAACTGACGAGTTCTCGGTCTGGTCATCCGTAGCATACCAAGGGACCTCGCTGCCTGTAGTCGTCGCCGTGGAGAAGCAATTCGGATCCCCACCGCCACTGGTTGAACCAACCGTACACGATCCAGTGTACGTCATCGCGCGCTGATCGACGTCAATGTTGCCGATCAATGTCGCTCCAAATTCGTTGATTAGCGTATGCTCGCCGTTGCCATAATAGATATTGCCGTTGATTGTTCCCCTGTTGGCGATCTCAGAATCGAGCTGGCCGAACTGACTGTTGATGTTCAGTCGAGCATCGGTCTGCGCGCCCCCTGTTCCCAGGCCATTCGAAAGCGCCCACCAACGTACTGCGACGCCGCCAACGGCGACAATATCGCCCTTGATTGTTCCGTCGTTCTCGATGTTGGCCCTACGCGTTTCGAGGCTATCAGAGACGGCGCCAATCGCGATGCCAGCACCGCGTCCTGCCGTATGTTCGATCGTGCCTTCGTTATGGAGCTCGAATTCTGCGGCGCGGCTGTAGACGCCAGTCGCTAATTGCCCCGTAGCGGATATGGTTCCACTATTATTTATGACGAGGCTTTCAGGTTCCTCTTCCGCGAATATGCCCGCAGCGACTGACAAGTTGCCGCCACCAGCCTGCAGCGAAGTAGCCGTAACAGTTGTCAGCGTTATCGGCCCGCGCGTGACGGATATATTCCCCGAATTGTTGACGGTCATTTCTTCAGTGTCGCCGTTCGCGGCGATGCCGTAGGCCTGACCGCGGCCGGCGCTCGTAATCGTTATATCGCCCGAGTTATTGATGACGTACTCACCATCATTGTTGGCGTTTATTCCGATGATATTTGCGGTATTGAAGGCGTTATTGTTGATGGTGATGTCGCCGCTGTTGGTGAGCGTCGCCGCTTCGAAGAACGGCGTCACCAAAATCCCCGTGGTGGCGCCAAGATTGCCCGGGCCCACCGTAATGTCTGCTGCGTTTGAGCTGACGCCGATGCACTCGAGTGAATTTGGCGCGCTCCCGGCAACGCACGCAGCCAGCGCCTGCTGCGACACACTCATGCTGAGCGCAGCCGCAAGGGAAGCAAGTAGGTATTGCGCGGCAGGACGCCTCAAAACGTGGTTCGATGAAGACATGACTTCCCCCCGCCCCAAACTTGAATGCTGGAGCTGTTTGATTTTTCGGACGTGTTTGAATTGGTTTCTTCGAAGCTAGCGCCGAGCTGCAGACGGGCTAGCTGGCACTAGGATTCTATTCGCCGGACCGGGATAACGACGATCTTTTCTGGCAACGCCACTCGGCGTCGGACGCGCGAAAATTTACTCAAGTCGCTTCCCCTCCAGCTTGAGCCGGTTCTTCTTGAACTCCCCCTTCGCACTCACACCGCGAAGAAGACAGGAAAGCTCGCTTGGCCTTCCTTCCTCACTGTTATCGACGTGAGCATTGCCAGAATATGGGACTATTTCCTGCTTTGTTTGCATGCGAGCAAAATGCTGAGCCTGTTGCAAAGCCGCCACGACTCGGCGATATCCATGCCAAGGCATCAAAGCGCCATCATTGGTTAACCTCTGCGCGCGCCGCGATTTTCATATCTCGCCCGCACGCGACACAGGTTCTCAAACGCTCCGAAATCGAGCCCCATTAGCAATGAGCGTTGCGCTCAAAGCCGCGGCTGGGCTGCGCGGATTTTTATCTGCGGAGATGACGACGAACTCCGTATCGCCGAGTTCCGGCAATCCGGCGGAGCGCGGAAGTTCCACTAGTCCTTCCACGATCAAGTTGCGCGCCTGCACCACGACGCCAAGCCCGGCCATCGCCGCCGCCCTGAGCCCGCTGAGAGATCCGCTTAGGCACGCGATCCGCCACGGTCGCCTGACCTGGTCCAATGCCTCGATCGCTGCTGTGTGTCCGATACTTGGAGGCGGGAAGGTCACGAGCGGCAGCGGCCGATCGGGATCTGGTTGCCAGTCCTCTCGCCCAACCCACACGAGCCGATCGCGCCACACAACCTTTCCCCGGTTATCACCGCGCTGCCGCTTGGCAAGCAAGAGATCAAGCTTGCGCGCATCGAGTTTTCGATAGAGATCGCCGCTCAGCCCCACTGTCAGTTCGACGTCGATCGCCGGATGGCGCCGACGAAATTCCCGCAGCACCTCGGGGAGCTGGGAGAGCGCGAAATCCTCCGAAGTACCGAAGCGAATTCGGCCGCGTAGTTCGGTGCCTGCGAAATAGCGCTCTGCCCGTTCGTTCAGCTCAATGATGCTCTGCGCAAACTCCTTCAGCGCATTGCCGTCGACCGTAAGCGTGACGGAATGCGTATCGCGCACGAACAGTCGCCGGCCGATTTGCGCCTCCAGCTTGCGGATATGCTGGCTGACCGTGGACTGGCGTAAACCGAGCTGACGGCCGGCGTCGCTGAAGCCTCTCGTCTGCGCGACAGCGAGGAAGGTCGCGAGCTGCGCTGGATCATACATAGATCGCCTATCACGTTTCATGATCACAGTAAGTTCTGCAATTCGGCTTCACAATTAACCGGAACTGTTCCAACTTCAAGCGTCGCAAATTCAATTGGCTGTCCGAAATGGCTTTTCTCGCTCGTCTCAAAGCCCTTCGTCCCGACCCCTTCACGCTTGCCATCATCGTGGTCGTGATGATCGCTTCTGTGTTGCCAGCACGCGGATTGATGGCCGAAATAATTGGCTATCTCGTCAAGCTCGCGATCGTAGTTCTGTTCTTTCTCTACGGCGTGCGCGTGCCCCGAGAAGATATGGTCGCCAACCTCACGCACTGGCGCCTGCACGCTATGATCACACTGTGCACGTTCGTACTGTTTCCGCTCCTGGCGTTGCTGTCGGGCGCCCTGGTCCCGCATGTGCTGTCCCACGACCTCTACGTCGGCATCGTATTTCTCTCTGTGCTGCCGTCGACGCTGCAGGCCTCGATTGTTTTCACCTCCATTGCCGACGGCAATGTGCCAGCCGCAATCTGCAGCGCATCTTTATCGAGCCTCCTCGGCGTCGTGCTGACCCCGGCGCTGGTCGCGCTACTGCTCAATAAGAGCGGCGCCAACGTGTCATTCGAGTCCATCGGGTCGGTCGCCGTTCAGGTTCTGCTGCCGTTCGTCATTGGCCAGCTTGCACGGCCATGGCTCAGCGGCTGGGCAAACGGCAACAAGGCGGTCCTTACTTTTTTTGACCGCGCCTCGATCCTGCTGATGGTTTACGGCGCCTTTAGCGCAGCTGTCGTCGGCGGACTATGGCACCGGCTGGGGCCCACTGATTTCGCTATCATCCTCGCCGTCGACATTATTTTGCTGGCCGCGGTTCTTGTCTCGAACATGCAGCTCGCGCGGCGCGCGGGATTTTCACGGGCCGATGAAATAGCGATTGTCTTCTGCGGCTCGAAGAAGAGCTTGGTTGTCGGCTTGCCGATGGCCAGCGTTCTTTTCGGGGGCCCGGCGGCCGGCGTCATTGTGATCCCGCTCATGGTGTTCCATCAGGTGCAGTTGATCGCCTGCGCGATCCTGGCGCGGCGCTACGCAGCCAAGCAGACATTGTCGTCGCCATCACAAGGCCATCCCGCCCACGCCGCTGTTGCGGTTGTTGAGTCTGCTAATGGGTGAAGCTATTTGATCCGCTGTTCATTCATGAACAGACGCGAGCTTCCTTCGCTAGAGCCGGTATGAGCTGCTCTGTCCCGCACTCGCTTAATTGCCTCTTCGCTCAAGCCAGAGCCCCTTGCGCAAGGACCGCACGGCCCAATCGCGGGCCCAGAAGAGAATCCCTGGAGCCTCGTGATACGGCGCGCTACTAAGTTTGGCGCTCAATCGAGCGTGTAAGGCTCATTCGTTTCTCCCCCGAAACCAAGCGTCCATACGATCTGGGCCGAGCGTCGCTCTCACGCGAAACCGGGCATTTTGCCCGCTGATCGCGACCGCCCCTTCATTACTGGCCGGGATGGATGCAAAGTCCCGGCAAAAATTGGAGGAACCGATGCGCCTTCTCACCCTGCTGATCATCCGGCTCATGGCGGTCGTGGTGCTCTGCCTCACCGCCGCTATTGGCTGTCTGGTTTGGGACGCTCATCGCTCGATAGAAACAGCCGTGACCTCGACCGCAGTGCGCGTCAATCAACGCCTGCAGACCCTCTATTGGCAACATCTGCTATGGCGGAATGGGATGCAGCGAGGAGCTCTTGTGCCCCTCCCCGATTGGAACACAGTCGAGACACAAAGCATCATATCGCCCGGTGTCTGCGTGACGTTCGGCCTGCCGGGTGCAGATCGCCAAAAACTCTGCAGTCAGGTCGAAGCTTTGGGGCCGCCCGCGCCCGAATGGTTCGCGACGACCTACCTCGCGCTCTTGGGGACGTATCAGCCAGTCACGGAATCCCTATCGATCCACGACCAGAGCGCCGGCCTTCTTGTAACGAACGCCGACCCAGATGCAGCGCTTCGGCGCGCATGGCGAGAGATTACGGCCGTCGTCGATGTTGCGATCATGTTAGCAGCGGGAATCGCCTTTCTCGCAGCACTGATGATCGGTCATGCCCTGCTGCCTGCCCGAGCTATCGTCAGTGCGTTGAAAAAACTCGAGGAAGGACAGCTCGGCCTTCACCTGGGAAAATTCAAAAGTACCGAGTTCAATCACATCGCGAATGCCGTCAACAGGCTCGCGACGACGCTTCGACAGACGAACGCCGAGCGAATAGCGCTCACGGCCCGCCTGTTTCAAGTTCAAGAGGAAGAACGAAGGTCCATCGCGCGCGATCTCCACGATGAATTCGGCCAAGCCCTCACCGCCACGACCGCACTTGCGGCGGTCATCGAGGCGAGCGCGATACCAGAGCAGCCGAACATTGCCCGAGACGCCAGAGCGATTGCCAAAACACAGGAGCGCATGATGGGCGCGCTGAGGACGACGCTCGTGCGTTTACGTTCACAAAGCATCGAGGAAGTCGGACTCGAAGCGAGCCTCCGCCAACTGATTACCGACTTCAACGCACAATCCCAAACCGGCACGGTTTTCCGGCTGCAGATGGCGGGACGATTGGCGGAACTCCAGAAGCGCGTCGCCGTAGACCTTTACCGCATCGTCCAGGAGTGCCTCACGAACGCAAGCAAGCACGGCCGGCCAACGGAAGTCAGCGTGCGCGTCGAACACCGAACAACGCGGGACCCGCATGTCGCCCTCACGATCGAAGATGACGGTGGCGGCGATGTCAGCGGGGTGCATACGTCTTCGGGGCACGGAATTCTTGGCATTCGCGAAAGGCTCGCAGGCCTCGGAGGTTCGCTCTCAATAGCCAATGCACCTCGCGGGGTTCGTATTTTTGCAATGGTACCTCTAAGCCCAGAGGGTGCCTGCGCATGAGCCGCATTTCGATATTGCTGGTCGATGATCATCCCGTCGTTCGGGAGGGATATCGCCGCCTGCTCGAGCTGCGGCCACGGTTTTCCGTCTGCGCGGAGGCCGAGGACGTCACACAGGCTTACATCGCCTATAAGGCCCATCGCCCTGACGTCGTCATCATGGACCTGACATTACTGGGCGCGAGCGGGATTGAAGCGCTACGTCGCATTCGCGACTTTGATAAAGACGCAAAGATCCTCATCTTCACAATGCACCTGGGGTCCGCGTTTGCATTGAAGGCTTTTGAAGCGGGTGCGAGGGGCTACATAACCAAGAGCAGCCCGCCGAGCGAACTCATTCGAGCCGTCGAAATAGTTGCCGATGGCGGACGAGCCATGAGCGAAGACATCTCACGCGCTCTCGCGGCCGACCGCTTGAGCGGCGCGCGCCCCGCGATCGAGGAATTGTCTCCGCGCGAAATGGAGGTTCTGAGGCTGCTAGCGACCGGCCTTGGCAGCGAGGCTATTGCTGGTTTGCTCAACCTCAGCCTCAAGACGGTGCGCAACATGCCGTCAAAGCCAAGATCGGCGCCGAAAACGATGCGCATCTCGTTTGGCTCGCGTTGGCGGCCGGACTTATCCCCGCCGACCAGCTCATGACGAGCGGCAGCTGACGCGGGCATCGTGCCCCGCCGCCGCGGGCACCGTGCTCTGGCACCCCTGAAGGGCTTGAGCAATTCTCGCTCCTGGTAATCAGCAGATGGTGGCGATCAAGCGGGAGCCGACACCCGTGCCCTGAACACTCAATGATGTCTTCAATCGACCAACAAATGCTTGTCGCAACACGCGATATAGCCATATCGCTATGTCAAAGTGTGTCTTCGTAAAAATAAGAAAGTTGGGAGGAATAATGCCTTTAGACTCTTCGATTCCGAGCCACCTTCGCTGTCCCCGCACCAGGACACGCCAGGTCAGCGACACATGGAATCCGCCGGTGCCCGCCTACTCCTCTCTGCCGACAGAATCCATCGAGAGCATAGTCATGTCTTATTTCGGTGTCCAATCGAAGGGCGATGAGAACAAGGGGCGCGCATGCGCTGCCTTTCAGAAGATTTTGGAGAGCTTCAAACAACCCGACGGACCGGCCCGACACGACCTCGTGCAGTTTGTCGACGGCGACGGCTACCTCAACCTGATCGCGGTTGGATACTGGATCGATCCGGTTCCGTTCGAAAAGTGGAACGAAAGCCCGGTAATCAAGGATTGGTGGGCATCCGATGAGCGGCTGAAGGAAGGCGTCGGCTACTTTCGCGAGATCTTGCATCCGCGCATGGAGCAATTCGAGACCATTTTCACGCACGAGCATGGGCCGTTCGAAGGCGTCAGCATTCTCTTTCCCGAGATGAGCGATCCTATTATTGAACACGGATATTGGGGCTCGATGCGCGACCGCCTTCCCCTGTCTCAAACCAGTGTCATGGATCCAGAA
Protein-coding sequences here:
- a CDS encoding LysR family transcriptional regulator translates to MYDPAQLATFLAVAQTRGFSDAGRQLGLRQSTVSQHIRKLEAQIGRRLFVRDTHSVTLTVDGNALKEFAQSIIELNERAERYFAGTELRGRIRFGTSEDFALSQLPEVLREFRRRHPAIDVELTVGLSGDLYRKLDARKLDLLLAKRQRGDNRGKVVWRDRLVWVGREDWQPDPDRPLPLVTFPPPSIGHTAAIEALDQVRRPWRIACLSGSLSGLRAAAMAGLGVVVQARNLIVEGLVELPRSAGLPELGDTEFVVISADKNPRSPAAALSATLIANGARFRSV
- a CDS encoding autotransporter outer membrane beta-barrel domain-containing protein, which produces MSSSNHVLRRPAAQYLLASLAAALSMSVSQQALAACVAGSAPNSLECIGVSSNAADITVGPGNLGATTGILVTPFFEAATLTNSGDITINNNAFNTANIIGINANNDGEYVINNSGDITITSAGRGQAYGIAANGDTEEMTVNNSGNISVTRGPITLTTVTATSLQAGGGNLSVAAGIFAEEEPESLVINNSGTISATGQLATGVYSRAAEFELHNEGTIEHTAGRGAGIAIGAVSDSLETRRANIENDGTIKGDIVAVGGVAVRWWALSNGLGTGGAQTDARLNINSQFGQLDSEIANRGTINGNIYYGNGEHTLINEFGATLIGNIDVDQRAMTYTGSCTVGSTSGGGDPNCFSTATTTGSEVPWYATDDQTENSSVKITSGAAVNASTSYEVSMWGAKTFTLENAGTLTGNVTVETAPGTTINGNSVADSQVTLVPHVFGGGGASANTATGAGTIGTIDGTLKIADGIVNGSGGQSSIARTTTLAPVIDATVRSGEWYTVAKTLYGTDLPNVEGTALVSWEAVKNSSNALVIGADVKDASEIEGISRPGAAAINALLDAAGEDPVLDALGGAVQQLADDSDVAKAGRQLAPETNYATQQAAITLNNAIGQHIDTRLASVGATGSSQGYKPGPSGLGMKQSDPNRSNLGGLKDDNDFVAPRSGALWGQAFGVGMDQGERNLVDGYDARLYGVLVGYDNWISPGARVGIAGGYANTRIDGKGDTSRNSTGIDSYLIEAYGSIKNPGWYVSGRTGFTWHDYDTTRVLTVPFEDSAKGSHDGRQFNASLELGAPMHFARTIVTPIASLTYSNLHQDAYSENSDGGMALSINSQSNDSLVSALGIKALIPIDTDTVIEGRAAWLHEFSDTSQVVTAAFGAGGGTFTAAGPDVGRDTAALGAGILAQFNPGSTFELNYDANIREDFLAHIGSARVNIDF
- a CDS encoding sensor histidine kinase, whose product is MRLLTLLIIRLMAVVVLCLTAAIGCLVWDAHRSIETAVTSTAVRVNQRLQTLYWQHLLWRNGMQRGALVPLPDWNTVETQSIISPGVCVTFGLPGADRQKLCSQVEALGPPAPEWFATTYLALLGTYQPVTESLSIHDQSAGLLVTNADPDAALRRAWREITAVVDVAIMLAAGIAFLAALMIGHALLPARAIVSALKKLEEGQLGLHLGKFKSTEFNHIANAVNRLATTLRQTNAERIALTARLFQVQEEERRSIARDLHDEFGQALTATTALAAVIEASAIPEQPNIARDARAIAKTQERMMGALRTTLVRLRSQSIEEVGLEASLRQLITDFNAQSQTGTVFRLQMAGRLAELQKRVAVDLYRIVQECLTNASKHGRPTEVSVRVEHRTTRDPHVALTIEDDGGGDVSGVHTSSGHGILGIRERLAGLGGSLSIANAPRGVRIFAMVPLSPEGACA
- a CDS encoding bile acid:sodium symporter family protein, with amino-acid sequence MAFLARLKALRPDPFTLAIIVVVMIASVLPARGLMAEIIGYLVKLAIVVLFFLYGVRVPREDMVANLTHWRLHAMITLCTFVLFPLLALLSGALVPHVLSHDLYVGIVFLSVLPSTLQASIVFTSIADGNVPAAICSASLSSLLGVVLTPALVALLLNKSGANVSFESIGSVAVQVLLPFVIGQLARPWLSGWANGNKAVLTFFDRASILLMVYGAFSAAVVGGLWHRLGPTDFAIILAVDIILLAAVLVSNMQLARRAGFSRADEIAIVFCGSKKSLVVGLPMASVLFGGPAAGVIVIPLMVFHQVQLIACAILARRYAAKQTLSSPSQGHPAHAAVAVVESANG
- a CDS encoding response regulator; the encoded protein is MSRISILLVDDHPVVREGYRRLLELRPRFSVCAEAEDVTQAYIAYKAHRPDVVIMDLTLLGASGIEALRRIRDFDKDAKILIFTMHLGSAFALKAFEAGARGYITKSSPPSELIRAVEIVADGGRAMSEDISRALAADRLSGARPAIEELSPREMEVLRLLATGLGSEAIAGLLNLSLKTVRNMPSKPRSAPKTMRISFGSRWRPDLSPPTSS